A single window of Halobacterium jilantaiense DNA harbors:
- a CDS encoding cytochrome c oxidase subunit 3, translated as MSVADDSTDDHGHHLPAVEDWPKGFGEASWWPFITAIGAAGFYIGAALYVLGRGDNALVGPMVGPAVFVASAFGFLTGLYGWVYHAFVKAYWSDDGHGSSALRWGMILFLGTEIATFGAGFTYYFFIRAGSQWVDAASAVPDGFLGALVVANTAILVVSSFTLHFAHVALRKGNRSRFLGLLVATLVLGVVFIAGQVYEYYEFIVHEGFSLSGGLFESAFFGLTGLHGLHVTLGAVLIGILTVRALKGQYTAERHTSVSTVSMYWHFVDAVWIFLVVVLYAGAVV; from the coding sequence ATGAGCGTAGCGGACGACTCGACTGACGACCACGGCCATCACCTGCCGGCCGTGGAGGACTGGCCGAAGGGCTTCGGAGAGGCCAGCTGGTGGCCCTTCATCACCGCAATCGGGGCTGCCGGCTTCTACATCGGCGCTGCCCTCTACGTGCTGGGCCGCGGGGACAACGCGCTCGTGGGACCGATGGTCGGTCCCGCCGTCTTCGTGGCGAGTGCGTTCGGGTTCCTCACTGGCCTGTACGGCTGGGTGTACCACGCCTTCGTGAAGGCGTACTGGAGCGACGACGGGCACGGCTCGTCCGCGCTCCGGTGGGGGATGATTCTGTTCCTCGGCACCGAAATCGCGACGTTCGGAGCCGGGTTCACGTACTACTTCTTCATCCGCGCGGGCAGCCAGTGGGTGGACGCCGCCAGCGCCGTCCCAGACGGCTTCCTCGGCGCGCTGGTCGTCGCGAACACGGCCATCCTGGTCGTCTCCAGTTTCACGCTGCACTTCGCACACGTCGCGCTCCGGAAGGGCAACCGCAGTCGCTTCCTCGGCCTGCTGGTCGCCACGCTCGTCCTGGGCGTCGTGTTCATCGCGGGCCAGGTGTACGAGTACTACGAGTTCATCGTCCACGAGGGGTTCTCGCTCTCGGGTGGCCTCTTCGAGAGCGCGTTCTTCGGGCTGACGGGCCTCCACGGCCTCCACGTCACCCTCGGCGCAGTTCTCATCGGAATCCTCACAGTGCGGGCGCTGAAGGGGCAGTACACCGCCGAGCGCCACACCTCAGTCAGCACCGTCTCGATGTACTGGCACTTCGTCGACGCCGTCTGGATCTTCCTCGTCGTCGTGCTGTACGCGGGTGCCGTCGTCTAA
- a CDS encoding DNA-binding protein, whose translation MTDEASGVAGEDAACERCGERFPSERLRDLHRGLEHYRALDDAERAAYEAAYESETEDLQSFRLRALAALVLLYFGFLMTYAVVAL comes from the coding sequence ATGACCGACGAAGCCAGCGGTGTGGCCGGGGAGGACGCCGCCTGCGAGCGCTGCGGCGAACGCTTCCCAAGCGAACGCCTCCGAGACCTCCACAGGGGCCTCGAACACTACCGCGCCCTCGACGACGCCGAGCGCGCGGCCTACGAGGCGGCCTACGAATCCGAAACCGAGGACCTCCAGTCGTTCCGACTGCGCGCGCTCGCCGCGCTCGTGTTGCTGTACTTCGGATTCCTGATGACGTACGCCGTCGTGGCGCTGTGA
- a CDS encoding DUF7541 family protein, with amino-acid sequence MAERTEQGLSDQYTSASPWPIPLVIGLVVAELGLVFEGLLPVAVGGMLLLATSIVGITRESEFAATLWRPTLTVAVFFAVVGAAIHQGTAATDRGLAMLGTSVVVAAASGAALLYETGRL; translated from the coding sequence ATGGCCGAACGAACCGAGCAGGGACTCAGCGACCAGTACACGAGCGCCAGCCCGTGGCCGATTCCACTCGTCATCGGGCTCGTCGTCGCCGAACTCGGCCTCGTCTTCGAGGGACTGCTCCCAGTCGCGGTCGGCGGGATGCTGTTGCTCGCGACGAGCATCGTCGGCATCACCCGGGAGTCCGAGTTCGCAGCCACGCTCTGGCGGCCGACGCTCACCGTCGCCGTCTTCTTCGCGGTCGTCGGCGCGGCCATCCACCAGGGAACCGCCGCGACCGACCGCGGGCTCGCGATGCTCGGCACCAGCGTCGTGGTCGCCGCGGCGAGTGGCGCGGCGCTCCTCTACGAGACAGGACGGCTCTGA
- a CDS encoding DUF6684 family protein, producing MSSGIFDKDTMLDLTVNIVPLAILGFFFAAFLLLNPWGGGITLERGLQFVLVGWMFVGLAILTYVAAVKIEGGE from the coding sequence ATGAGTTCCGGTATCTTCGACAAGGACACGATGCTCGACCTGACGGTGAACATCGTCCCGCTCGCCATCCTCGGATTCTTCTTCGCGGCCTTCCTGCTGCTGAATCCGTGGGGCGGCGGCATCACGCTCGAGCGCGGCCTCCAGTTCGTGCTGGTCGGCTGGATGTTCGTCGGACTCGCGATTCTCACGTACGTGGCGGCAGTCAAAATCGAGGGCGGCGAGTAA
- the ctaD gene encoding cytochrome c oxidase subunit I: protein MAPATSSLVLTVLMGVLLVGVVAVLSRLEDWRSYTPLSDVGGALGERTGYGHEEKPGGLIRWFTTVDHKDIGILYGIYGVVAFAWGGISVLLMRTELAAPAENIISPSLYNGLLTSHGITMLFLFGTPMIAAFGNYFIPLLIGADDMAFPRINAIAFWLLPPGAILIWAGFLIPSVATAQTAWTMYTPLSIQMSSAAVDTMLLGLHLTGVSATMGAINFIATIFTERGDDVGWPNLDIFSWTMLTQSGLILFAFPLLGSALIMLLLDRNFGTTFFTVAGGDPILWQHLFWFFGHPEVYILVLPPMGLVSLILPKFSGRKLFGFKFVVYSTLAIGVLSFGVWAHHMFTTGIDPRLRASFMAVSLAIAIPSAVKVFNWITTMWNGKLRLTAPMLFCIGFVQNFIIGGVTGIFLAAIPVDLILHDTYYVVGHFHFIVYGAIGFALFAGTYYWFPMVTGRMYQKKLAHAHFWTALVGSNLTFLAMLWLGYGGMPRRYATYLPKFANAHQIATAGAFLIGISTLFWLWNMVVSWSEGRRVDSTDPWNLEETDQFTKDWAWFRSEQETDVLPDGGDEEDAVTDGGVDEK from the coding sequence ATGGCTCCGGCTACGTCATCACTTGTGCTAACCGTGCTGATGGGCGTGCTGCTCGTCGGCGTGGTCGCCGTCCTCAGCCGTCTCGAGGACTGGCGCTCCTACACGCCCCTCAGCGACGTGGGCGGTGCGCTGGGGGAGCGCACCGGCTACGGACACGAGGAGAAACCCGGTGGGTTGATTCGCTGGTTCACGACCGTCGACCACAAGGACATCGGCATCCTCTACGGAATCTACGGCGTCGTCGCGTTCGCGTGGGGAGGCATCTCCGTCCTCCTGATGCGGACCGAACTCGCCGCACCAGCCGAGAACATCATCAGCCCGTCGCTGTACAACGGGCTGCTGACCAGTCACGGCATCACCATGCTGTTCCTGTTCGGGACGCCGATGATTGCGGCGTTCGGGAACTACTTCATCCCGCTGCTCATCGGCGCTGACGACATGGCGTTCCCGCGCATCAACGCCATCGCGTTCTGGCTGCTGCCGCCGGGCGCGATCCTCATCTGGGCCGGCTTCCTCATCCCGAGCGTCGCCACGGCGCAGACCGCGTGGACGATGTACACGCCGCTGTCCATCCAGATGTCGTCGGCGGCCGTCGACACGATGCTGCTCGGCCTCCACCTGACGGGGGTCTCCGCGACGATGGGTGCCATCAACTTCATCGCGACCATCTTCACGGAGCGCGGCGACGACGTCGGCTGGCCGAACCTGGACATCTTCTCGTGGACGATGCTCACCCAGTCCGGGCTCATCCTGTTCGCGTTCCCGCTGCTCGGCAGCGCGCTCATCATGCTGCTGCTCGACCGGAACTTCGGCACGACGTTCTTCACGGTCGCGGGCGGCGACCCGATTCTCTGGCAGCACCTCTTCTGGTTCTTCGGACACCCCGAAGTGTACATCCTCGTGTTGCCACCAATGGGGCTGGTCAGCCTCATCCTCCCGAAGTTCTCGGGACGGAAGCTGTTCGGGTTCAAGTTCGTCGTCTACTCGACGCTCGCAATCGGCGTGCTGAGCTTCGGCGTCTGGGCCCACCACATGTTCACGACGGGCATCGACCCGCGGTTGCGCGCTAGCTTCATGGCGGTATCACTCGCCATCGCGATACCGTCCGCGGTGAAAGTGTTCAACTGGATCACGACGATGTGGAACGGCAAGCTCCGGCTCACAGCGCCGATGCTGTTCTGCATCGGTTTCGTCCAGAACTTCATCATCGGCGGGGTCACCGGCATCTTCCTCGCCGCCATCCCCGTGGACCTTATCCTCCACGACACCTACTACGTCGTCGGTCACTTCCACTTCATCGTCTACGGCGCAATCGGGTTCGCGCTGTTCGCGGGCACCTACTACTGGTTCCCGATGGTTACCGGCCGGATGTACCAGAAGAAGCTGGCGCACGCGCACTTCTGGACGGCGCTGGTCGGCTCGAACCTGACGTTCCTCGCGATGCTGTGGCTCGGTTACGGCGGGATGCCGCGCCGGTACGCGACGTACCTCCCGAAGTTCGCGAACGCCCACCAGATCGCGACGGCTGGCGCGTTCCTCATCGGTATCTCCACGCTGTTCTGGCTGTGGAACATGGTGGTCTCCTGGAGCGAGGGCCGCCGGGTCGACTCGACTGACCCGTGGAACCTCGAGGAGACCGACCAGTTCACGAAGGACTGGGCGTGGTTCCGCTCCGAGCAGGAGACTGACGTCCTCCCCGACGGCGGTGACGAAGAGGACGCTGTGACGGACGGCGGCGTCGACGAGAAGTAG
- a CDS encoding DUF7520 family protein, producing the protein MSDSETSGRRVVLWMYLGAVATAGVFGYVLGVIVYGGSGGPSGPLVEGGTPEMGTVGPVVFELTPVNLGLFGLVSVGVLLGVGLAAIMLVSDRADAV; encoded by the coding sequence GTGAGTGACAGCGAGACCTCGGGGCGGCGCGTCGTGCTGTGGATGTACCTGGGTGCCGTCGCGACCGCGGGCGTGTTCGGGTACGTCCTCGGCGTCATCGTCTACGGCGGGTCGGGCGGCCCGAGCGGACCACTAGTGGAGGGCGGGACGCCCGAGATGGGGACCGTCGGCCCGGTGGTCTTCGAGTTAACTCCCGTGAACCTCGGACTGTTCGGGCTGGTGTCCGTTGGGGTGTTGCTCGGCGTCGGGCTGGCGGCCATCATGCTGGTGTCGGACCGCGCGGACGCGGTGTGA